A part of Salmo trutta chromosome 15, fSalTru1.1, whole genome shotgun sequence genomic DNA contains:
- the cpeb4b gene encoding cytoplasmic polyadenylation element-binding protein 4b isoform X1: MGDYGFGVLVQNNTGNKSAFPVRIHPHLQPPHHHQNASQNPGAFINSTTAGNGSNNGSPWLFSATTAHSSMQDEILGSEKPKAQQQEMQETQEKQLLSPGHPESGIVSELEKARSEENKVEGGPSEGSNGKEKLRLESPVLTGFDYQETSGLGTPCQSSTSSSLTGFNNWSAAISQTPSTIINEDVSFFNPAASANNGPLLFQNFSHHVSPGFGGNFSPQIGPISQHHPPHPHFQHPHNQHQQHRRSPASPHPPPFPHRNAAFSQLPHLSNNLNKPPSPWGSYQSPSPSPSSTSWSPGGGYGGWGGSQGREYRRGLNGGMTPLNSISPLKKTFPNNHVPSQKYSRTSPGFNPKSWMDESVSRSENIFPFQERTRSFDGFNMHSLENSLIDIMRAEQDTLKARNYGRRRVHSSLFPMEDGFPDDERGEQSLPGLGSPHCFPHQNGERVERYSRKVFVGGLPPDIDEDEITASFRRFGHLFVDWPHKAESKSYFPPKGYAFLLFQDESSVQALIEACIEEDGKLYLCVSSPTIKDKPVQIRPWNLNDSDFVMDGSQPLDPRKTIFVGGVPRPLRAVELAMIMDRLYGGVCYAGIDTDPELKYPKGAGRVAFSNQQSYIAAISARFVQLQHGEIDKRVEVKPYVLDDQLCDECQGTRCGGKFAPFFCANVTCLQYYCEYCWAAIHSRAGREFHKPLVKEGGDRPRHISFRWN; encoded by the exons atgGGGGATTACGGGTTTGGAGTCTTAGTGCAAAATAACACTGGCAACAAGTCTGCTTTCCCAGTTAGAATTCATCCACATCTGCAACCTCCACACCATCATCAGAATGCGTCTCAAAACCCTGGTGCTTTTATAAACAGTACCACAGCTGGTAATGGCAGTAACAATGGGTCACCTTGGCTGTTTTCAGCCACAACTGCCCACAGCAGCATGCAAGATGAAATTCTTGGGTCAGAAAAGCCCAAAGCCCAGCAACAGGAAATGCAAGAAACGCAAGAAAAACAGCTACTATCCCCTGGCCACCCGGAGTCTGGAATCGTATCTGAGTTAGAGAAGGCGAGGTCAGAGGAGAACAAGGTGGAGGGCGGCCCCTCTGAGGGTAGCAATGGAAAAGAGAAGCTGCGCCTCGAGTCCCCAGTACTGACAGGCTTCGACTACCAAGAGACATCAGGTCTTGGGACTCCGTGCCAGTCCAGTACCTCCTCGTCCCTGACTGGCTTCAACAACTGGTCAGCTGCTATTTCCCAGACCCCCTCCACCATCATCAACGAGGATGTCAGCTTCTTTAACCCAGCTGCCTCTGCTAACAACGGGCCCCTCCTGTTCCAGAATTTCTCCCACCATGTCAGCCCAGGCTTCGGGGGAAACTTCTCTCCCCAGATTGGACCCATCTCCCAGCACCATCCCCCACACCCCCACTTTCAGCATCCCCACAACCAGCACCAACAGCACCGAAGGTCCCCGGCCAGCCCccaccctcctcccttcccccatAGGAATGCTGCCTTTAGCCAGTTGCCGCATTTGTCCAATAACCTGAATAAGCCCCCGTCACCTTGGGGTAGctaccaaagcccttctccctccccctcctccacctcctggaGCCCCGGTGGGGGCTATGGTGGCTGGGGAGGCTCCCAGGGGCGTGAGTACCGTCGGGGCCTCAACGGAGGCATGACTCCCCTGAACTCAATCTCCCCACTGAAGAAGACCTTCCCCAACAACCACGTGCCGTCGCAGAAGTACTCCCGCACCAGCCCCGGCTTCAACCCCAAGTCCTGGATGGACGAGAGTGTGAGCAGGAGCGAGAACATCTTCCCCTTCCAG GAGCGCACCAGATCCTTTGATGGCTTCAACATGCACTCCCTGGAGAACTCTCTCATTGACATCATGAGGGCTGAGCAAGATACCCTGAAAG CAAGGAATTATGGGAGGAGACGAG TCCATTCTTCCCTGTTCCCCATGGAGGATGGTTTCCCTGACGACGAGCGCGGCGAGCAGAGCCTGCCTGGCCTAGGCTCGCCCCACTGCTTCCCCCACCAGAACGGGGAGCGAGTGGAGCGCTACTCACGCAAGGTCTTCGTTGGCGGTCTCCCCCCTGATATCGATGAAG ATGAGATAACGGCTAGTTTCCGTCGCTTTGGACACCTCTTTGTGGACTGGCCTCACAAGGCAGAGAGCAAATCTTACTTTCCCCCGAAAG GTTATGCCTTCCTGCTGTTCCAGGAtgagagctctgtgcaggccctGATCGAGGCCTGTATTGAAGAGGACGGCAAGCTCTACCTGTGTGTGTCCAGCCCCACCATCAAAGACAAGCCG GTCCAGATCCGCCCCTGGAACCTGAACGACAGTGACTTTGTGATGGACGGCTCCCAGcctctggaccccaggaagaccaTATTTGTGGGTGGGGTGCCACGCCCTCTCCGTGCAG TGGAGCTAGCAATGATCATGGACAGGCTGTATGGAGGGGTGTGCTACGCCGGTATCGACACAGACCCGGAGCTCAAGTACCCCAAGGGAGCAGGGCGGGTCGCCTTCTCTAATCAGCAGAGCTACATTGCTGCTATCAGCGCTCGTTTTGTCCAACTGCAGCATGGAGAAATCGATAAACGG GTGGAAGTGAAGCCATACGTCCTGGACGACCAGTTGTGTGATGAGTGTCAGGGAACCCGGTGTGGGGGCAAGTTTGCCCCCTTCTTCTGCGCCAACGTCACCTGTCTTCAGTATTACTGTGAATACTGCTGGGCGGCCATTCACTCACGCGCCGGCCGGGAGTTCCACAAGCCACTGGTAAAGGAAGGAGGGGACCGGCCTAGGCACATCTCCTTCCGCTGGAACTGa
- the cpeb4b gene encoding cytoplasmic polyadenylation element-binding protein 4b isoform X2, with amino-acid sequence MGDYGFGVLVQNNTGNKSAFPVRIHPHLQPPHHHQNASQNPGAFINSTTAGNGSNNGSPWLFSATTAHSSMQDEILGSEKPKAQQQEMQETQEKQLLSPGHPESGIVSELEKARSEENKVEGGPSEGSNGKEKLRLESPVLTGFDYQETSGLGTPCQSSTSSSLTGFNNWSAAISQTPSTIINEDVSFFNPAASANNGPLLFQNFSHHVSPGFGGNFSPQIGPISQHHPPHPHFQHPHNQHQQHRRSPASPHPPPFPHRNAAFSQLPHLSNNLNKPPSPWGSYQSPSPSPSSTSWSPGGGYGGWGGSQGREYRRGLNGGMTPLNSISPLKKTFPNNHVPSQKYSRTSPGFNPKSWMDESVSRSENIFPFQERTRSFDGFNMHSLENSLIDIMRAEQDTLKVHSSLFPMEDGFPDDERGEQSLPGLGSPHCFPHQNGERVERYSRKVFVGGLPPDIDEDEITASFRRFGHLFVDWPHKAESKSYFPPKGYAFLLFQDESSVQALIEACIEEDGKLYLCVSSPTIKDKPVQIRPWNLNDSDFVMDGSQPLDPRKTIFVGGVPRPLRAVELAMIMDRLYGGVCYAGIDTDPELKYPKGAGRVAFSNQQSYIAAISARFVQLQHGEIDKRVEVKPYVLDDQLCDECQGTRCGGKFAPFFCANVTCLQYYCEYCWAAIHSRAGREFHKPLVKEGGDRPRHISFRWN; translated from the exons atgGGGGATTACGGGTTTGGAGTCTTAGTGCAAAATAACACTGGCAACAAGTCTGCTTTCCCAGTTAGAATTCATCCACATCTGCAACCTCCACACCATCATCAGAATGCGTCTCAAAACCCTGGTGCTTTTATAAACAGTACCACAGCTGGTAATGGCAGTAACAATGGGTCACCTTGGCTGTTTTCAGCCACAACTGCCCACAGCAGCATGCAAGATGAAATTCTTGGGTCAGAAAAGCCCAAAGCCCAGCAACAGGAAATGCAAGAAACGCAAGAAAAACAGCTACTATCCCCTGGCCACCCGGAGTCTGGAATCGTATCTGAGTTAGAGAAGGCGAGGTCAGAGGAGAACAAGGTGGAGGGCGGCCCCTCTGAGGGTAGCAATGGAAAAGAGAAGCTGCGCCTCGAGTCCCCAGTACTGACAGGCTTCGACTACCAAGAGACATCAGGTCTTGGGACTCCGTGCCAGTCCAGTACCTCCTCGTCCCTGACTGGCTTCAACAACTGGTCAGCTGCTATTTCCCAGACCCCCTCCACCATCATCAACGAGGATGTCAGCTTCTTTAACCCAGCTGCCTCTGCTAACAACGGGCCCCTCCTGTTCCAGAATTTCTCCCACCATGTCAGCCCAGGCTTCGGGGGAAACTTCTCTCCCCAGATTGGACCCATCTCCCAGCACCATCCCCCACACCCCCACTTTCAGCATCCCCACAACCAGCACCAACAGCACCGAAGGTCCCCGGCCAGCCCccaccctcctcccttcccccatAGGAATGCTGCCTTTAGCCAGTTGCCGCATTTGTCCAATAACCTGAATAAGCCCCCGTCACCTTGGGGTAGctaccaaagcccttctccctccccctcctccacctcctggaGCCCCGGTGGGGGCTATGGTGGCTGGGGAGGCTCCCAGGGGCGTGAGTACCGTCGGGGCCTCAACGGAGGCATGACTCCCCTGAACTCAATCTCCCCACTGAAGAAGACCTTCCCCAACAACCACGTGCCGTCGCAGAAGTACTCCCGCACCAGCCCCGGCTTCAACCCCAAGTCCTGGATGGACGAGAGTGTGAGCAGGAGCGAGAACATCTTCCCCTTCCAG GAGCGCACCAGATCCTTTGATGGCTTCAACATGCACTCCCTGGAGAACTCTCTCATTGACATCATGAGGGCTGAGCAAGATACCCTGAAAG TCCATTCTTCCCTGTTCCCCATGGAGGATGGTTTCCCTGACGACGAGCGCGGCGAGCAGAGCCTGCCTGGCCTAGGCTCGCCCCACTGCTTCCCCCACCAGAACGGGGAGCGAGTGGAGCGCTACTCACGCAAGGTCTTCGTTGGCGGTCTCCCCCCTGATATCGATGAAG ATGAGATAACGGCTAGTTTCCGTCGCTTTGGACACCTCTTTGTGGACTGGCCTCACAAGGCAGAGAGCAAATCTTACTTTCCCCCGAAAG GTTATGCCTTCCTGCTGTTCCAGGAtgagagctctgtgcaggccctGATCGAGGCCTGTATTGAAGAGGACGGCAAGCTCTACCTGTGTGTGTCCAGCCCCACCATCAAAGACAAGCCG GTCCAGATCCGCCCCTGGAACCTGAACGACAGTGACTTTGTGATGGACGGCTCCCAGcctctggaccccaggaagaccaTATTTGTGGGTGGGGTGCCACGCCCTCTCCGTGCAG TGGAGCTAGCAATGATCATGGACAGGCTGTATGGAGGGGTGTGCTACGCCGGTATCGACACAGACCCGGAGCTCAAGTACCCCAAGGGAGCAGGGCGGGTCGCCTTCTCTAATCAGCAGAGCTACATTGCTGCTATCAGCGCTCGTTTTGTCCAACTGCAGCATGGAGAAATCGATAAACGG GTGGAAGTGAAGCCATACGTCCTGGACGACCAGTTGTGTGATGAGTGTCAGGGAACCCGGTGTGGGGGCAAGTTTGCCCCCTTCTTCTGCGCCAACGTCACCTGTCTTCAGTATTACTGTGAATACTGCTGGGCGGCCATTCACTCACGCGCCGGCCGGGAGTTCCACAAGCCACTGGTAAAGGAAGGAGGGGACCGGCCTAGGCACATCTCCTTCCGCTGGAACTGa